In Archangium violaceum, the following are encoded in one genomic region:
- a CDS encoding GGDEF domain-containing protein — protein sequence MARILLLDDEKLAQTLYGDYLRAVGHEVTAVSTIQEARTALADGRYDTVVTDLILPNGDGMEVLRHTKEHHPGIEVVVITGLDKVDPAVRAIKSGAAEYLVKPVAPEVLQHAVQRALATRELLRENAALRRYVSLLETGQRISTTLDRSRLADTACASFLAMGSAGAVMLFEHDSGGRPRQLGDQGVAGALRASLVPFLTPHLGTSRETRVLEEVPGPWPRALVVPALDGEALLGHAVLLFPGSPPEGIAEATSFLARCLALALRNLGRIAEVEDLAYLDDLTHLFNTRYLHLVLDRELKSAQQTQGVFSLLFLDLDYFKTINDTHGHLVGSQVLVEMARVLKGCVRDHDVAVRYGGDEYVVLLRGTDSGGALKVAERIRRTVENHRFLAREGQSMSLSTCIGVASFPEHTRDKATLLDLADRAMYRGKKGTRNVVYMAARDLEATPEARHSQPTGG from the coding sequence ATGGCGCGCATCCTCCTGTTGGATGACGAGAAGCTGGCCCAGACCCTCTACGGCGACTACCTGCGCGCCGTGGGGCACGAGGTCACCGCCGTCTCCACCATCCAGGAGGCCAGGACGGCGCTGGCCGACGGCCGCTACGACACCGTGGTGACGGATCTCATCCTCCCCAACGGTGACGGGATGGAAGTGCTGCGCCACACGAAGGAGCACCACCCGGGCATCGAGGTGGTGGTCATCACCGGCCTGGACAAGGTGGACCCGGCGGTGCGCGCCATCAAGAGCGGGGCCGCCGAGTACCTCGTCAAGCCGGTGGCGCCGGAGGTGCTCCAGCACGCGGTGCAGCGGGCGCTCGCCACGCGCGAGCTGCTGCGGGAGAACGCCGCGCTGCGCCGGTACGTGTCCCTGTTGGAGACAGGACAGCGCATCTCCACCACGCTCGATCGGAGCCGGTTGGCGGACACCGCCTGCGCGTCGTTCCTGGCCATGGGCTCGGCCGGCGCGGTGATGCTGTTCGAGCACGACAGCGGGGGTCGTCCGCGGCAGCTGGGCGATCAGGGCGTGGCCGGCGCGCTCCGGGCGTCCCTGGTCCCCTTCCTGACACCGCACCTCGGGACGTCCCGGGAGACGCGAGTTTTGGAGGAGGTGCCGGGCCCCTGGCCGCGAGCCCTCGTGGTGCCCGCGCTGGACGGGGAAGCGCTGCTCGGACACGCCGTGCTCCTCTTCCCCGGCTCGCCGCCCGAGGGCATCGCCGAGGCCACCAGCTTCCTCGCGCGCTGTCTGGCGCTCGCCCTGCGCAACCTGGGCCGCATCGCCGAGGTGGAGGACCTGGCCTACCTGGACGATCTCACCCACCTCTTCAACACCCGCTACCTGCACCTGGTGCTGGATCGCGAGCTGAAGAGCGCCCAGCAGACGCAGGGGGTCTTCAGCCTCCTGTTCCTGGACCTGGACTACTTCAAGACCATCAACGACACGCACGGGCACCTGGTGGGCTCGCAGGTGCTGGTGGAGATGGCGCGCGTGCTCAAGGGCTGCGTGCGAGACCACGACGTGGCGGTGCGCTACGGCGGGGACGAGTACGTGGTGCTGCTGCGAGGCACGGACTCGGGTGGCGCGTTGAAGGTGGCCGAGCGCATCCGGCGCACGGTGGAGAACCACCGCTTCCTGGCGCGCGAGGGACAGTCGATGTCGCTCTCCACCTGCATCGGCGTGGCCAGCTTCCCCGAGCACACCCGGGACAAGGCCACGCTGTTGGACCTGGCCGACCGGGCCATGTACCGGGGAAAGAAGGGCACCCGGAACGTCGTCTACATGGCGGCGAGGGATCTGGAGGCCACCCCCGAGGCCCGCCACAGCCAGCCCACCGGGGGCTGA
- a CDS encoding alkaline phosphatase family protein, giving the protein MLRALTLLLLLTALPALAKPPRLTLFITVDAMGSDLLLRTKPRLKGGLRQLIDSGAFYPYARYQYAKPRTAPGHATLSTGANPWRHGIVDNRIIDRATGKPERVFPDAAHPVLEAPLSLEDVSPANLMAETLADRLRLTTQEQGKALAISGKARSAIPLAGRLGQAYWYDETVGKFVTGTWYTKELPGWLKTFNAANPPEAFFGKTWEPLLPRTEYVGEDDRPYEGEYYGLGRTFPHPLKGGLTSSGPEAYTAFAISPLSLDLVVKAARAAIDGEGLGKDEVPDLLAVSFSATDRVFHQYGPNSWEMQDTMYRLDKAVGDLVALAEKAAGGRANLLVVLSADHGGAAVPEHWAAQGVGSERVDPKALSKGLTEALRAQFGGDVTATIEELDAYLGGKTLEGGKVDGAAVRRAAAAWLAKQPAISLAVARDDLYTAPDVAGLMEPLRRGYYAGRSGDVLFVVKPFHVISADTVGTNHGTPYAYDQLVPLVLAGRGVKPGTYPQEISTTDVAPTVAAVLEMNLPASAEGKPRYEALAPSR; this is encoded by the coding sequence ATGCTCCGCGCCCTCACCCTCCTGTTGCTGCTCACCGCCCTCCCCGCCCTGGCGAAGCCGCCCCGGCTGACGCTCTTCATCACCGTGGACGCGATGGGCTCGGACCTGTTGCTGCGCACCAAGCCGCGCCTCAAGGGCGGACTGCGGCAGCTCATCGACTCGGGTGCGTTCTATCCTTATGCGCGCTACCAGTACGCCAAGCCGCGCACCGCGCCGGGCCACGCCACGTTGTCCACCGGCGCCAACCCCTGGCGCCACGGCATCGTGGACAACCGGATCATCGACCGGGCCACGGGCAAGCCCGAGCGCGTCTTCCCGGACGCCGCGCATCCGGTGCTGGAGGCCCCCCTCTCCCTGGAAGACGTGAGCCCGGCCAACCTCATGGCGGAGACGCTCGCGGACAGGCTGCGGCTGACCACCCAGGAGCAGGGCAAGGCCCTCGCGATCTCGGGAAAGGCGCGCTCGGCGATCCCCCTGGCCGGCAGGCTCGGTCAGGCCTACTGGTACGACGAGACGGTGGGGAAGTTCGTCACGGGCACCTGGTACACCAAGGAGCTGCCCGGCTGGCTCAAGACCTTCAACGCGGCCAACCCGCCCGAGGCCTTCTTCGGCAAGACGTGGGAGCCGCTGCTGCCCCGCACCGAGTACGTGGGCGAGGATGATCGCCCCTACGAGGGCGAGTACTACGGGCTGGGGCGCACCTTCCCGCATCCGCTCAAAGGAGGCCTCACCTCCTCCGGACCCGAGGCATACACCGCCTTCGCCATCTCCCCCCTGTCATTGGACCTGGTGGTGAAGGCCGCGCGGGCCGCCATCGACGGCGAGGGCCTGGGCAAGGACGAGGTGCCGGACCTGCTCGCGGTGAGCTTCAGCGCCACGGATCGCGTCTTCCACCAGTACGGCCCCAACTCGTGGGAGATGCAGGACACGATGTACCGGCTGGACAAGGCGGTGGGCGACCTGGTGGCCCTGGCCGAGAAGGCAGCGGGAGGCCGGGCCAATCTCCTCGTGGTGCTCTCGGCCGACCACGGTGGCGCGGCGGTACCCGAGCACTGGGCCGCTCAGGGAGTGGGCTCGGAACGAGTGGACCCGAAGGCCCTCTCCAAGGGGCTGACCGAGGCGCTGCGGGCGCAGTTCGGCGGGGACGTCACCGCCACCATCGAGGAGCTGGACGCGTACCTGGGGGGCAAGACCCTGGAAGGCGGCAAGGTGGACGGAGCGGCGGTGCGGCGGGCCGCGGCGGCCTGGCTGGCGAAGCAGCCGGCCATCTCCCTGGCGGTGGCGAGGGACGACCTGTACACGGCACCGGACGTGGCGGGGCTGATGGAGCCGCTGCGGCGCGGCTACTACGCGGGGCGCAGCGGTGACGTGCTCTTCGTGGTGAAGCCCTTCCACGTCATCAGCGCCGACACCGTCGGCACCAACCACGGGACGCCGTACGCGTACGACCAGCTGGTGCCCCTCGTCCTGGCGGGCAGGGGGGTGAAGCCGGGCACGTATCCGCAGGAGATCAGCACCACGGACGTGGCGCCCACGGTGGCGGCGGTGCTGGAGATGAACCTCCCCGCCTCCGCCGAGGGCAAACCCCGTTACGAGGCCCTCGCCCCCAGCCGCTGA
- a CDS encoding chemotaxis protein CheW, whose translation MPPYESGRRLCLLMEAGETRFSVEATSIMEVAAPGPDETSLRGVLEVKDLSVLLGGDPEPGPGMVVVFDVSPTLAVRVRSIVEVVDAAQAPHFLLPSGLGDTLAALSRSAVLHKEKLYLELTAEALPHEPGTVHPPPEHPVHLVRGSPDRSLVFESQGRLFGLPLPLVSQVVVRGPSFSALPGKGGAVAGVYPHAQALWPIYSAPALLGAPATPEGFLVLVDLPGRTLGLCASRVLGLHPRFEPAEEPGEFLAPGLPTPVLFLDLKHMFS comes from the coding sequence GTGCCTCCCTATGAAAGCGGACGCCGGCTCTGTCTGCTGATGGAAGCGGGCGAGACGCGCTTCTCCGTCGAGGCCACCTCCATCATGGAGGTCGCCGCGCCGGGCCCCGATGAGACCAGCCTGCGTGGAGTGCTGGAGGTGAAGGATCTGTCCGTGCTGCTCGGCGGCGATCCGGAGCCGGGCCCGGGCATGGTCGTCGTGTTCGACGTGAGCCCCACACTGGCGGTGCGCGTGCGCTCCATCGTCGAGGTGGTGGACGCGGCCCAGGCTCCCCACTTCCTGTTGCCCTCGGGGCTGGGGGACACGCTGGCCGCGCTCAGCCGCAGCGCCGTGCTGCACAAGGAGAAGCTCTACCTGGAGCTCACCGCCGAGGCGCTGCCCCACGAGCCGGGCACCGTGCACCCCCCACCCGAGCACCCGGTGCACCTGGTCCGGGGCTCGCCCGACCGCTCGCTCGTCTTCGAATCACAGGGGCGGTTGTTCGGCCTCCCGCTGCCCCTGGTGTCCCAGGTGGTGGTGCGCGGGCCGTCCTTCAGCGCCCTGCCGGGCAAGGGAGGCGCGGTCGCGGGCGTCTACCCCCATGCGCAGGCGCTCTGGCCCATCTACTCCGCTCCGGCGCTGCTGGGCGCTCCGGCCACCCCGGAGGGCTTCCTCGTCCTCGTCGACCTGCCGGGCCGGACCCTCGGACTGTGCGCCTCGCGCGTGCTGGGCCTCCATCCCCGCTTCGAGCCCGCCGAGGAGCCGGGGGAGTTCCTCGCCCCGGGATTGCCAACTCCCGTGCTCTTTCTGGACCTGAAGCACATGTTTTCTTGA
- the nadC gene encoding carboxylating nicotinate-nucleotide diphosphorylase: protein MDAFLDRLISLALEEDLGAAGDVTTESLVPVDAQGTAELLVKERLVLAGLDAFVRVFLRVDPDVHVELLARDGQELQPKTVVARVRGRMRALLTAERTALNIIQRTSGMATLSHQVMSAVRGTKLRILDTRKTAPGMRSLSKQAVKAGGAFNHRFGLFDGVLIKDNHIAAVGGSVREALRRARTNAPQLVKIEIEVTNLDQLAEALEEGADVVMLDNMDDEQIRRAVELTAGRIPLEVSGGITLERLPRLAKLGVDFVSMGALTHSARAMDLSLEIVQAK, encoded by the coding sequence ATGGACGCCTTCCTGGATCGCCTCATCTCGCTCGCCCTCGAGGAAGACCTCGGGGCAGCGGGCGATGTCACCACCGAATCCCTCGTCCCCGTGGACGCCCAGGGCACCGCCGAGCTGCTCGTCAAGGAGCGGCTCGTCCTCGCCGGGTTGGACGCCTTCGTCCGCGTCTTCCTGCGCGTGGATCCGGACGTCCATGTGGAGCTCCTCGCTCGCGACGGGCAGGAGCTTCAGCCCAAGACGGTGGTGGCCCGGGTGCGCGGCCGCATGCGCGCGCTCCTCACCGCCGAGCGCACCGCCCTCAACATCATCCAGCGCACCTCGGGCATGGCCACCCTGTCCCATCAGGTCATGTCCGCGGTGCGCGGTACCAAGCTGCGCATCCTCGACACGCGGAAGACCGCCCCCGGCATGCGCTCCCTGTCCAAGCAGGCCGTGAAGGCCGGTGGAGCCTTCAACCACCGCTTCGGCCTCTTCGATGGCGTCCTCATCAAGGACAACCACATCGCGGCCGTCGGCGGCTCCGTCCGCGAGGCGCTCCGCCGCGCTCGCACCAACGCGCCCCAGCTCGTGAAGATCGAGATCGAGGTCACCAACCTCGATCAGCTCGCCGAGGCGCTCGAGGAGGGCGCCGACGTGGTGATGCTCGACAACATGGACGACGAGCAGATCCGCCGCGCCGTGGAGCTGACCGCCGGCCGCATCCCCCTCGAGGTCTCCGGCGGCATCACCCTGGAGCGCCTGCCCCGCCTGGCGAAGCTCGGCGTGGACTTCGTGTCCATGGGCGCGCTCACGCACTCGGCGCGCGCCATGGACCTGTCCCTGGAGATCGTCCAGGCGAAGTAG
- a CDS encoding valine--tRNA ligase gives MSDTTELPKAYDPKEVEARWYSHWLERDYFRADATSDKPAFSIVLPPPNVTGSLHLGHALTATIQDILIRWKRMSGFNALWVPGTDHAGIATQMVVERELKEKEKKTRHDLGREKFLERVWEWKNKYGNRIREQHKVLGASLDWSRERFTMDPGVSSAVREVFVRLHEEGLIYRAQKLINWCPSCHTALSDLEVEHEEKQGSLWHIHYPVKGSDRKLTVATTRPETMLGDTAVAIHPDDERYKGLAGQSVVLPLTGREIPIIADAELVDPAFGTGVVKVTPAHDFNDYQTGLRHHLPMLSVLDEAARVNKEGGAYAGMDRFAARKQILEDLTAQGLLEKEEPHKLSVGGCQRCTTVVEPRLSPQWFVKIEPLARPAIEAVEQGRTKFVPESWTNTYFHWMRNIHDWTISRQLWWGHQIPAWYCADCSPRLEATGGIDYSRAEPIVARTAPAQCPKCQGSRLEQDPDVLDTWFSSGLWPFSTLGFPEQTGELKTFYPNSVMETGHDILFFWVARMMMMGLHFMKDVPFRTVYLHAMVRDEKGEKMSKTKGNVIDPLDIIQGAPADQLAKNLRNKFPQGMPAHGADALRFTLAALTQQGRDIKLSLDRVAGYKAFANKLWNASRFALMNMGDFQLGTGSIKDRELTLADRWILSRLQRATVETRKALEGYNFGEAASTLYQFLWAEFCDWYIELAKGALYGEDPKAKDNTRAVLVFCLDRILRLLHPFMPFITEEIWQKLPMSRPAESIMISPFPEPDAALEDAAAEAEMGPVIAAIEGLRNIRGESNLPPSARITAYVQSPDARTRELLERWRGYLMPLAGLGELRVTAPGPKPAQSAAFVGPQMEVFVPLAGLIDVDAERERLRKEITRSEQEVGGIKRKLDNPNFVAKAPPDVVEKDRARVEELEARISKLQDSLTRLAPESATPEARPEETPVADGEPAPAARPRANKADADGEVVKAESGTTDGEIVESNVVEIEEDDEDEDADEDVHEVGSGEIEEDDEDEDADEDVHEVGSSESEEEQAPAKPVRKGGIARNAVKAQAAPEVKATTREATAKKAAPVAKAAPVVKAAATKAAPAKKAAAAKKAPAKKAAPAKKAPAKKAAPAKKAPAKKAPVKKAAAKKAPAKKAAKKAPAKKAPARKTVAKAKVPARGSAKAKGKPAAREPSARKKSAASRVAKARR, from the coding sequence ATGAGCGATACGACCGAACTTCCGAAGGCCTATGACCCCAAAGAGGTCGAGGCGCGCTGGTACTCCCACTGGCTGGAGCGCGACTACTTCCGCGCCGACGCCACCTCCGACAAGCCGGCCTTCAGCATCGTGTTGCCGCCGCCCAACGTCACGGGCAGCCTGCACCTGGGCCACGCGCTCACCGCCACCATCCAGGACATCCTCATCCGGTGGAAGCGCATGAGCGGCTTCAACGCCCTCTGGGTCCCGGGCACGGATCACGCCGGCATCGCCACGCAGATGGTGGTGGAGCGCGAACTCAAGGAGAAGGAGAAGAAGACGCGCCACGACCTGGGCCGCGAGAAGTTCCTCGAGCGCGTCTGGGAGTGGAAGAACAAGTACGGCAACCGCATCCGCGAGCAGCACAAGGTGCTCGGCGCCAGCCTGGACTGGAGCCGCGAGCGCTTCACCATGGATCCGGGCGTCTCCTCCGCCGTGCGCGAGGTCTTCGTGCGCCTGCACGAGGAGGGCCTCATCTACCGGGCCCAGAAGCTCATCAACTGGTGCCCCTCGTGCCACACCGCGCTCAGCGACCTGGAGGTCGAGCACGAGGAGAAGCAGGGCTCGCTCTGGCACATCCACTACCCGGTGAAGGGCAGCGACCGGAAGCTCACCGTCGCCACCACCCGTCCGGAGACGATGCTCGGCGACACCGCCGTGGCCATCCACCCCGACGACGAGCGCTACAAGGGGCTCGCCGGCCAGAGCGTGGTGCTGCCGCTCACCGGCCGCGAAATCCCCATCATCGCCGACGCGGAGCTGGTGGATCCGGCCTTCGGGACTGGCGTGGTGAAGGTGACGCCGGCCCATGACTTCAACGACTACCAGACGGGTCTGCGCCACCACCTGCCCATGCTCAGCGTCCTGGACGAGGCCGCGCGCGTGAACAAGGAGGGTGGGGCGTACGCGGGCATGGACCGGTTCGCCGCGCGCAAGCAGATCCTCGAGGACCTCACGGCCCAGGGCCTGCTGGAGAAGGAGGAGCCGCACAAGCTGTCCGTCGGCGGCTGCCAGCGCTGCACCACCGTGGTGGAGCCGCGCCTGTCTCCGCAGTGGTTCGTGAAGATCGAGCCCCTGGCCCGTCCCGCCATCGAGGCGGTGGAGCAGGGCCGCACGAAGTTCGTCCCGGAGAGCTGGACGAACACGTACTTCCACTGGATGCGCAACATCCACGACTGGACCATCAGCCGCCAGCTGTGGTGGGGCCACCAGATTCCCGCCTGGTACTGCGCCGACTGCAGCCCGCGCCTGGAGGCCACCGGCGGCATCGACTACTCGCGCGCCGAGCCCATCGTCGCGCGCACCGCGCCGGCCCAGTGCCCCAAGTGCCAGGGCTCGCGCCTGGAGCAGGACCCGGACGTGCTCGACACGTGGTTCTCCTCGGGTCTGTGGCCCTTCAGCACCCTGGGCTTCCCCGAGCAGACGGGCGAGCTGAAGACCTTCTACCCGAACTCCGTCATGGAGACGGGCCACGACATCCTCTTCTTCTGGGTCGCCCGGATGATGATGATGGGCCTGCACTTCATGAAGGACGTGCCCTTCCGCACCGTCTACCTGCACGCGATGGTGCGCGACGAGAAGGGCGAGAAGATGTCCAAGACGAAGGGGAACGTGATCGATCCCCTCGACATCATCCAGGGCGCCCCGGCCGACCAGCTCGCCAAGAACCTGCGCAACAAGTTCCCCCAGGGCATGCCCGCCCACGGCGCGGACGCGCTGCGCTTCACCCTGGCCGCCCTCACCCAGCAGGGCCGCGACATCAAGCTCTCGCTGGACCGCGTGGCCGGCTACAAGGCCTTCGCCAACAAGCTGTGGAACGCCAGTCGCTTCGCCCTGATGAACATGGGCGACTTCCAGCTCGGCACGGGCTCCATCAAGGACCGCGAGCTCACCCTGGCGGACCGGTGGATCCTCTCGCGGCTGCAGCGCGCCACCGTGGAGACCCGCAAGGCGCTGGAGGGCTACAACTTCGGCGAGGCCGCCTCCACGCTCTACCAGTTCCTCTGGGCCGAGTTCTGCGACTGGTACATCGAGCTGGCCAAGGGCGCGCTCTACGGTGAGGACCCGAAGGCCAAGGACAACACCCGCGCGGTGCTCGTGTTCTGCCTGGACCGCATCCTGCGGCTGCTCCACCCGTTCATGCCCTTCATCACCGAGGAGATCTGGCAGAAGCTGCCCATGTCGCGGCCGGCCGAGTCCATCATGATCTCCCCGTTCCCCGAGCCGGATGCGGCGCTCGAGGACGCCGCCGCCGAGGCGGAGATGGGGCCGGTCATCGCGGCCATCGAGGGTCTGCGCAACATCCGTGGCGAGAGCAACCTGCCGCCCTCGGCCCGCATCACCGCGTACGTGCAGAGCCCGGACGCGCGCACCCGCGAGCTGCTCGAGCGGTGGCGTGGCTACCTGATGCCGCTGGCCGGCCTGGGCGAGCTGCGCGTCACGGCCCCCGGACCCAAGCCGGCCCAGTCCGCGGCCTTCGTGGGACCGCAGATGGAGGTCTTCGTCCCGCTGGCGGGCCTCATCGACGTGGACGCCGAGCGCGAGCGCCTGCGCAAGGAGATCACCCGCTCCGAGCAGGAAGTGGGCGGCATCAAGCGCAAGCTGGACAACCCCAACTTCGTGGCCAAGGCGCCCCCGGACGTGGTGGAGAAGGACCGGGCCCGCGTCGAGGAGCTGGAGGCGCGCATCTCCAAGCTGCAGGACAGCCTGACCCGGCTCGCTCCGGAGAGCGCCACGCCCGAGGCCCGGCCCGAGGAGACGCCGGTCGCGGACGGGGAGCCTGCCCCGGCCGCCAGGCCCAGGGCCAACAAGGCGGACGCCGATGGCGAGGTCGTCAAGGCCGAGTCGGGTACCACCGACGGCGAGATCGTCGAGTCCAACGTCGTCGAGATCGAGGAAGACGACGAGGACGAGGATGCCGACGAGGACGTCCACGAGGTCGGGTCCGGTGAGATCGAGGAAGACGACGAGGACGAGGATGCCGACGAGGACGTCCACGAGGTCGGGTCCAGCGAGAGCGAGGAGGAGCAGGCTCCGGCGAAGCCCGTGCGGAAGGGCGGCATCGCCAGGAACGCGGTGAAGGCCCAGGCGGCACCCGAGGTCAAGGCCACGACCCGCGAGGCCACCGCGAAGAAGGCGGCTCCGGTCGCCAAGGCGGCTCCGGTCGTGAAGGCCGCGGCCACGAAGGCGGCTCCAGCCAAGAAGGCAGCGGCGGCCAAGAAGGCTCCCGCGAAGAAGGCGGCTCCAGCCAAGAAGGCTCCCGCGAAGAAGGCGGCTCCGGCCAAGAAGGCTCCCGCGAAGAAGGCCCCCGTGAAGAAGGCGGCGGCGAAGAAGGCTCCCGCGAAGAAGGCGGCGAAGAAGGCCCCCGCGAAGAAGGCTCCGGCCAGGAAGACCGTGGCCAAGGCCAAGGTGCCTGCTCGGGGCTCGGCCAAGGCCAAGGGGAAGCCAGCGGCTCGCGAGCCCTCCGCCCGGAAGAAGTCGGCGGCGTCTCGTGTAGCCAAGGCCCGGCGCTGA
- a CDS encoding acyl-CoA thioesterase has protein sequence MVEARLRVIYGDTDQMGVVYYANYFRYFEFARSEYFRSRGGSYRELEREGLMLPVVEATASYKSPARYEDVLLVRTRVSELKRVSLTFSYEIFREGGSDTPLCTGRTVHACVSREGRPTRLPEAVVRLLHEAP, from the coding sequence ATGGTCGAGGCACGACTTCGAGTGATCTACGGCGACACGGACCAGATGGGTGTCGTGTATTACGCCAATTATTTCCGCTACTTCGAGTTCGCCCGGAGCGAGTACTTCCGTTCGCGCGGGGGCAGCTACCGCGAGTTGGAGCGCGAGGGACTGATGCTGCCCGTGGTAGAGGCCACCGCGTCCTACAAGTCGCCCGCCCGCTACGAGGACGTGCTGCTCGTGCGCACCCGCGTGAGCGAGCTCAAGCGGGTGTCGCTTACCTTTTCCTACGAGATCTTCCGTGAGGGAGGCTCGGACACCCCCCTGTGCACCGGGCGCACCGTGCACGCCTGCGTGAGCCGCGAAGGCCGGCCCACCCGACTGCCGGAAGCGGTCGTCCGCCTGTTGCACGAAGCGCCCTGA
- a CDS encoding response regulator: MPKNLLVADDSLTIRKVIGMIFATEDFQVTAVDNGLDAITRSRELRPDVVLADVMMPGKNGYEVCEALKNDPATQGIPVLLLAGTFEAFDEARARASRADDHITKPFESQVLLDKVKALVGQKSNTMPASAATQVTAPSAAPAQPQRPAGPPGPGAPRPPGPGVPPGPGAPGMARPPGPGMPPGPGAPGMRPPGPGMPPGPGAPGMRPPGPGMPPGPGAPPGMARPPGPGMPPGPGAPGMRPPGPGMPPGPGAPGMRPPGPGMPPGPGAPPGMARPGMPGPGMPPGPGAPGMARPGMPGPGAPAPGGPGGLPRPPGATPLPGTAPAVSARGKDPFGLGAPAAQPAPVEEVTPEANGLEDLSLDEPVEEVAPAPVRTPAPVAVEARRPAPAADGGEAQLREALSKASREVIEKIAWEVVPQLAETIIREELERLIKDRETKH; encoded by the coding sequence ATGCCCAAGAATCTGCTGGTCGCCGATGACTCGCTCACCATCCGCAAGGTGATCGGGATGATCTTCGCGACCGAGGACTTTCAGGTCACCGCGGTCGACAACGGGCTGGACGCCATCACGCGCTCCCGCGAGCTGCGCCCGGATGTGGTGCTCGCGGACGTGATGATGCCGGGCAAGAACGGCTACGAGGTCTGCGAGGCGCTCAAGAATGATCCGGCCACGCAGGGCATCCCCGTGCTGTTGCTCGCCGGCACCTTCGAGGCCTTCGACGAGGCTCGGGCGCGTGCGTCCAGGGCGGACGACCACATCACCAAGCCTTTCGAGAGCCAGGTGCTCCTGGACAAGGTGAAGGCGCTGGTGGGGCAGAAGTCCAACACCATGCCCGCCTCCGCCGCCACCCAGGTGACGGCTCCTTCCGCCGCTCCCGCCCAGCCGCAGCGTCCCGCGGGTCCTCCGGGGCCCGGCGCGCCCCGTCCGCCGGGGCCGGGTGTACCGCCGGGACCGGGCGCTCCGGGCATGGCGCGTCCGCCGGGGCCGGGAATGCCGCCGGGGCCGGGCGCTCCGGGCATGCGTCCGCCGGGGCCGGGAATGCCTCCGGGGCCGGGTGCTCCGGGCATGCGTCCACCGGGGCCGGGAATGCCTCCGGGACCGGGCGCTCCTCCGGGCATGGCGCGTCCGCCGGGGCCGGGAATGCCGCCGGGACCGGGTGCTCCGGGCATGCGTCCGCCGGGGCCGGGAATGCCTCCGGGGCCGGGTGCTCCGGGCATGCGTCCGCCGGGGCCGGGAATGCCTCCGGGACCGGGGGCTCCTCCGGGAATGGCGCGTCCGGGTATGCCGGGGCCGGGGATGCCGCCGGGGCCGGGTGCTCCGGGCATGGCGCGTCCGGGGATGCCGGGGCCGGGTGCTCCCGCTCCGGGTGGGCCGGGTGGCCTGCCTCGCCCGCCGGGTGCCACGCCGCTGCCCGGGACCGCGCCCGCCGTGTCGGCTCGGGGCAAGGATCCGTTCGGCCTCGGTGCTCCCGCGGCCCAGCCCGCTCCCGTCGAGGAGGTGACCCCCGAGGCGAACGGCCTCGAGGATCTCTCGCTCGATGAGCCCGTGGAGGAGGTCGCGCCGGCTCCGGTGCGCACTCCGGCCCCCGTTGCCGTGGAGGCCCGTCGTCCCGCCCCCGCCGCCGATGGGGGCGAGGCGCAGCTGCGCGAGGCCCTCTCGAAGGCCTCTCGCGAGGTCATCGAGAAGATCGCCTGGGAGGTCGTGCCCCAGCTGGCCGAGACGATCATCCGCGAGGAGCTGGAGCGGTTGATCAAGGACCGCGAGACGAAGCACTGA
- a CDS encoding demethoxyubiquinone hydroxylase family protein yields MPQTNPFHSVVPRKLTDSELARAIRLDMEAELDAINLYAAHIEATDNEAAKAILQHVMDEEREHAALFWQLIASLDPAQAEHIKVMSEKFRLIVSGASHEAVEAAGEGGEGRSSADSTGLDKRLTVGSLRR; encoded by the coding sequence ATGCCGCAGACCAATCCGTTCCACTCGGTGGTGCCCAGGAAGTTGACGGACTCGGAGCTGGCCCGTGCCATCCGTCTGGACATGGAGGCGGAGCTGGACGCCATCAACCTCTACGCCGCCCACATCGAGGCCACCGACAACGAGGCGGCCAAGGCCATCCTCCAGCACGTCATGGACGAGGAGCGCGAGCACGCCGCCCTCTTCTGGCAGCTCATCGCCTCGTTGGATCCCGCCCAGGCCGAGCACATCAAGGTCATGTCGGAGAAGTTCCGGCTCATCGTCTCCGGTGCCTCGCACGAGGCCGTGGAGGCGGCGGGCGAGGGGGGCGAGGGCCGCTCGTCGGCGGACTCCACCGGTCTGGACAAGCGGCTGACGGTGGGCTCGCTGCGGCGCTGA